TTGGTGAACATGGTCGGATCCAGTTCCTTCACGCGCTGCAGGAGGCGGACGGAGTGGAAGTAGCGCGCGCCGGGGCGAACCGTGAGGTAATTGCCGGGCACGGTTTCCATGTTGTGGTTGAAGACGTCGGGCTTTGCGGCGACGACACGTTCCAGCGCACCCGGCTTCTTCAGGAAGTCCGGCGTCAGGATCTCGATGGTCGTCTCGGGGGAAGCCGCGCGGATCGCCCAGATCACCTTTTCAAAGTGCTCGGCGCCGCCGTCTTCCAGATCGTCGCGGTCGACGGAGGTGATGACGACATGCGACAGACCCATCTGCTTGACGGCCTTGGCGACGTTTTCCGGCTCCGCCATGTCGAGTGCATTGGGCTTGCCCGTCGCCACGTTGCAGAAGGCGCAGGCGCGGGTACAGATCTCGCCCATGATCATGAAGGTCGCGTGCTTCTTGTCCCAGCACTCGCCGATATTCGGGCAGCCCGCTTCCTCGCAGACCGTTACCAGCTTGTGCGAGCGCACGAGATCGCGCGTTTCCTGATAGCCCTTGGAGACCGGCGCCTTGACGCGGATCCATTCCGGCTTGCGCAGCACCTCGGTATCCGGCCGATGGGCCTTTTCCGGGTGGCGAACGCGCGGGGCGTTCGGATCAGGATTGGTGCGGTCGAGAATGGTGACCATGTCTATCCACTTCCTAGCGGGCTTCTGCGCCCGTCTTGCGGACCGAAATTCGAAAGCCCGCCTCATGTGGAGGCGGGCTTTAGCACGTTCAAGCGTTCAGTGCACGTCCATAGGCGTCGAGCACGCTTTCCTTCATCGTTTCCGAGATCGTCGGATGCGGGAAGATTGTGTGCATCAGCTCTTCCTCGGTCGTCTCCAGGTTCATGGCGACGACGAAGCCCTGGATCATCTCGGTCACTTCCGCGCCCACCATATGCGCGCCGAGAAGCTCGCCGGTCTTCTTGTCGAAGACCGTCTTGACCATGCCCTGGTCCTCGCCGAGCGCTACGGCCTTGCCGTTGCCGGCGAAGGTGAAGCGGCCGACGCGGATGTCGCGGCCCTGTTCCTTGGCCTTGGCTTCCGTGAGGCCGACGGAGGCGACCTGCGGGTGGCAATAGGTACAGCCCGGGATCTTGGACTTGTCCATCGGATGGACATTCGGCAGGCCGGCAATCTTCTCGATGCAGATGACAGCCTCGTGCTCGGCCTTGTGGGCAAGCATCGGGGGACCGGCGACGTCACCGATGGCGTAGATACCGGGAACGTTGGTCTTGCCGTAGCCGTCGATGGCAATGAAACCGCGGTCGGTCTTCACA
The Shinella zoogloeoides DNA segment above includes these coding regions:
- the lipA gene encoding lipoyl synthase, whose product is MVTILDRTNPDPNAPRVRHPEKAHRPDTEVLRKPEWIRVKAPVSKGYQETRDLVRSHKLVTVCEEAGCPNIGECWDKKHATFMIMGEICTRACAFCNVATGKPNALDMAEPENVAKAVKQMGLSHVVITSVDRDDLEDGGAEHFEKVIWAIRAASPETTIEILTPDFLKKPGALERVVAAKPDVFNHNMETVPGNYLTVRPGARYFHSVRLLQRVKELDPTMFTKSGIMVGLGEERNEVLQLMDDLRTADVDFLTIGQYLQPTRKHHKVEKFVTPEEFKSYETVAYTKGFLMVSSSPLTRSSHHAGDDFARLRAAREKKLLAAAE